From a region of the Lactuca sativa cultivar Salinas chromosome 4, Lsat_Salinas_v11, whole genome shotgun sequence genome:
- the LOC111896339 gene encoding uncharacterized protein LOC111896339, which yields MMIFAKEVIVPTNSNATMNSSERHRRLKEIFLGAICALDGTLVHAVVFADQQTRYMGRGKGECFQNVLGICDFNMIFTFVWVGWEGITHDSRVLKEVSCNPTSSFPFPPPDKYYLCDVAYTNTRGFMTPYCNTRYWLADYRRRRALTKEEKFNHAHA from the exons ATGATGATTTTTGCAAAAGAAGTTATAGTTCCAACGAATTCTAATGCAACTATGAATTCCTCAGAGAGACATCGTAGGCTAAAAGAAATCTTTCTTGGAGCAATATGTGCGTTAGATGGAACTCTTGTACATGCAGTCGTGTTTGCTGATCAACAAACTCGCTACATgggaagaggaaaaggtgaaTGCTTTCAAAATGTTTTAGGAATTTGTGATTTTAATATGATATTCACATTCGTATGGGTCGGTTGGGAGGGTATAACACATGATTCGCGAGTTTTGAAAGAAGTTTCATGTAACCCGACTTCAAGCTTTCCGTTTCCTCCTCCAG ataaatattacctttgcGATGTTGCATACACCAACACTCGTGGATTTATGACTCCTTACTGCAACACGaggtattggttagccgattATCGACGGCGACGTGCGTTAACTAAGGAAGAAAAATTCAATCATGCACATGCGTAA
- the LOC111896340 gene encoding uncharacterized protein LOC111896340 isoform X2, whose protein sequence is MVGNVFTKVMFVILIQICWMLVKKRAQQRGSSRKEGDSFVLNSAVLKLQFSSNFLGELVAKDRDSHQYLVESVRRFPPQVCFVV, encoded by the exons ATGGTTGGCAATGTCTTCACCAAG GTGATGTTTGTGATATTAATCCAAATATGTTGGATGTTGGTAAAAAAACGAGCCCAACAAAGAG GGTCCTCAAGAAAGGAGGGAGATTCCTTTGTCTTGAACTCAGCCGTGTTGAAGCTCCAGTTTTCAAGCAACT TTTTAGGAGAGTTAGTTGCTAAAGATCGTGACTCTCATCAGTATTTGGTTGAAAGTGTTAGACGTTTCCCTCCTCAAGTATGTTTCGTGGTTTGA
- the LOC111896340 gene encoding uncharacterized protein LOC111896340 isoform X1, whose amino-acid sequence MVGNVFTKVMFVILIQICWMLVKKRAQQRGSSRKEGDSFVLNSAVLKLQFSSNFIPVLGELVAKDRDSHQYLVESVRRFPPQVCFVV is encoded by the exons ATGGTTGGCAATGTCTTCACCAAG GTGATGTTTGTGATATTAATCCAAATATGTTGGATGTTGGTAAAAAAACGAGCCCAACAAAGAG GGTCCTCAAGAAAGGAGGGAGATTCCTTTGTCTTGAACTCAGCCGTGTTGAAGCTCCAGTTTTCAAGCAACT TTATTCCAGTTTTAGGAGAGTTAGTTGCTAAAGATCGTGACTCTCATCAGTATTTGGTTGAAAGTGTTAGACGTTTCCCTCCTCAAGTATGTTTCGTGGTTTGA
- the LOC111896378 gene encoding probable indole-3-acetic acid-amido synthetase GH3.1, with protein sequence MAVDSTTSSPLGPPACEKDAKALQFIEDMTKNCDPVQENVLSEILSQNAATEYLQQWNLDGATDRKTFKSKVPVISYDDLLPYVNRIANGDRSPILSSHPISEFLTSSGTSAGERKLMPTIAAEMDRRQKLYSLLMPVMNLYVPGLDKGKGLYFLFIKAEAKTPSGLVARPVLTSYYKSQQFKTRPFDPYNVYTSPNETILCVDAFQSMYSQMLCGLLFREEVLRCGAVFASGLVRAIKFLQLNWQQLAMDVESGNLSNKITDSSIRECVSKILKPNPELAQFIREECCDGNWEGIITRIWPNTKYLDVIVTGAMAQYIPILDYYSGNLPKTCTMYASSECYFGLNLTPMVKPSEVCYTIMPNMGYFEFIPHDPENPVTISRDSPPQLLDLADLELGKEYELVISTYSGLCRYRVGDILQVKGFHNSAPQFKFIRRKNVLLSIDADKTDETELQAAIDNASVLLKEFNTTVVEYTSYGDTKTIPGHYVIYWELLMKDPANGPPENVLAQCCLAMEEALNSVYRQSRVADNSIGPLEIRVVKNGTFEELMDYAISRGASINQYKVPRCVTFTPIMELLDSRVVSAHFSPAAPHWTSERRF encoded by the exons ATGGCCGTTGATTCCACAACCTCATCGCCGCTGGGTCCTCCGGCGTGTGAAAAAGATGCGAAAGCTCTTCAGTTCATCGAAGACATGACTAAAAACTGTGACCCCGTTCAAGAGAATGTCTTGTCGGAGATTCTGTCACAGAACGCTGCAACGGAGTACCTTCAACAATGGAACCTCGACGGAGCTACTGACCGGAAAACTTTCAAATCGAAAGTTCCGGTCATCTCCTACGATGATCTCCTTCCTTACGTCAACCGTATTGCTAATGGCGATCGTTCTCCCATCCTTTCTTCTCACCCCATTTCCGAGTTTCTCACAAG TTCTGGGACTTCTGCTGGTGAGAGAAAACTCATGCCCACCATTGCTGCGGAAATGGATCGGAGACAGAAGCTCTACAGCCTTCTCATGCCTGTCATGAATCT GTATGTGCCTGGTTTAGACAAAGGAAAGGGATTGTACTTCTTGTTCATCAAAGCCGAGGCAAAAACCCCAAGTGGGTTGGTAGCTCGACCCGTTTTAACAAGCTACTACAAAAGCCAACAGTTCAAAACCCGACCTTTTGACCCGTATAATGTATACACAAGCCCGAATGAAACCATCCTATGTGTTGATGCTTTTCAAAGTATGTACTCTCAAATGCTTTGTGGCCTTCTTTTTCGTGAAGAAGTTCTCCGATGTGGTGCTGTTTTTGCATCGGGACTCGTTCGAGCTATCAAGTTTCTTCAACTCAATTGGCAACAACTGGCTATGGATGTCGAATCTGGAAACCTGAGCAATAAAATCACTGATTCATCGATTCGGGAATGTGTTTCCAAGATTCTGAAACCTAACCCTGAGTTGGCTCAGTTCATTAGAGAAGAATGCTGTGATGGAAACTGGGAAGGAATTATTACTCGGATTTGGCCGAATACGAAGTATCTCGACGTGATTGTCACCGGAGCTATGGCGCAGTATATTCCGATTCTTGATTATTACAGTGGGAATTTACCCAAGACGTGTACGATGTACGCTTCGTCGGAGTGTTACTTCGGGTTGAACTTAACTCCAATGGTGAAACCATCGGAGGTTTGTTACACCATCATGCCGAACATGGGTTATTTCGAGTTCATCCCACATGATCCGGAGAACCCAGTAACAATTTCACGCGATTCGCCTCCTCAGTTACTCGATCTTGCTGATTTGGAGCTTGGAAAAGAATACGAGCTCGTGATCTCAACCTACTCCGGTCTCTGCCGCTACCGCGTCGGCGATATTCTACAGGTTAAGGGTTTCCACAACTCCGCCCCGCAGTTCAAGTTCATTCGACGGAAGAACGTTTTACTCAGCATCGACGCTGATAAAACCGACGAAACCGAGTTGCAGGCCGCCATTGATAACGCTTCTGTTCTTTTGAAGGAATTCAACACCACCGTCGTGGAATACACCAGCTACGGCGACACCAAAACGATTCCCGGCCATTACGTTATCTACTGGGAGTTGTTAATGAAGGATCCGGCGAATGGCCCACCTGAGAATGTGTTAGCTCAATGCTGTTTGGCAATGGAGGAAGCTCTGAACTCCGTTTATCGGCAAAGTCGAGTTGCAGACAATTCAATCGGGCCATTAGAGATTCGTGTCGTTAAAAATGGAACTTTCGAGGAGTTGATGGATTACGCGATCTCAAGAGGCGCTTCGATCAATCAATACAAAGTTCCACGATGCGTCACTTTCACTCCGATCATGGAACTGCTCGATTCCAGAGTCGTATCGGCCCATTTCAGTCCGGCAGCCCCACACTGGACATCAGAACGACGTTTTTGA